A part of Streptomyces sp. NBC_01497 genomic DNA contains:
- a CDS encoding CU044_2847 family protein, with protein sequence MPDGTPVWARISGAEMLEQPSGELRFSDVGAGQQVAARVEDLKELVGSVARSLAGPLRAVRPDEVTVEFSIELTAKPGKVVGLIADGEAKGGITVTLGWHGSPPDLTEPPAPPAAPATAPVPPQAPPPAGAGPGAAAHPGGGAPGAGSGA encoded by the coding sequence ATGCCCGACGGGACGCCCGTATGGGCCAGGATCTCGGGGGCCGAGATGCTGGAGCAGCCCTCGGGCGAGCTGCGGTTCTCGGACGTCGGCGCGGGGCAGCAGGTGGCGGCGCGCGTCGAGGACCTCAAGGAACTGGTGGGGAGCGTGGCCCGGTCGCTGGCCGGACCGCTGCGCGCGGTACGGCCCGACGAGGTCACCGTGGAGTTCTCGATCGAACTGACCGCGAAACCCGGCAAGGTGGTCGGCCTGATCGCGGACGGCGAGGCCAAGGGCGGCATCACCGTCACCCTCGGCTGGCACGGCTCACCGCCCGACCTCACCGAACCGCCCGCGCCCCCCGCCGCGCCGGCGACCGCCCCCGTACCACCCCAAGCGCCTCCGCCCGCCGGAGCGGGACCCGGCGCGGCGGCGCATCCCGGCGGCGGTGCGCCCGGCGCGGGGAGCGGGGCGTGA
- a CDS encoding DUF6104 family protein: MYFTDRGIEELASRRGEEEVTFEWLAEQLRVFVDLNPDFEVPVERLATWLARLDDEDDE; the protein is encoded by the coding sequence ATGTACTTCACCGATCGGGGCATCGAGGAGCTCGCCTCCCGCAGGGGCGAGGAAGAAGTCACCTTCGAATGGCTGGCCGAGCAACTGCGGGTGTTCGTCGACCTCAACCCCGACTTCGAGGTGCCGGTGGAACGTCTCGCGACCTGGCTGGCCCGGCTGGACGACGAGGACGACGAGTGA
- a CDS encoding Clp protease N-terminal domain-containing protein codes for MFERFTPDARRVVAEATRHAALRSADTVTEEHLLLALLDQRGTGAADLLAVLGVTARRASVERGLGEAHRRAGLTRADAEALAGLGIDVAEIVGRVEAAHGEGVLQGDVTSKRWRSGHRAFSREAKSVLERSLRIALAHKDRTIPDVYILLALTARPGVAAEVLADHGATHGALQQALAERRAAAGAA; via the coding sequence ATGTTCGAACGCTTCACCCCGGACGCGCGCCGCGTGGTGGCGGAGGCGACGCGGCACGCGGCGCTCCGGTCGGCGGACACGGTGACCGAGGAACACCTGCTGCTCGCCCTGCTGGATCAGCGCGGTACGGGCGCCGCGGACCTCCTCGCCGTCCTCGGCGTCACCGCCCGGCGCGCGTCGGTCGAACGCGGACTGGGCGAGGCGCACCGGCGCGCGGGCCTGACTCGCGCGGACGCCGAGGCCCTCGCCGGCCTCGGCATCGACGTGGCGGAGATCGTCGGCCGCGTCGAGGCGGCGCACGGGGAGGGCGTGCTCCAGGGCGACGTGACGTCGAAGCGGTGGCGAAGCGGCCACCGCGCGTTCTCCCGTGAGGCGAAGTCGGTCCTCGAACGGTCCCTGCGGATCGCCCTGGCCCACAAGGACAGGACCATCCCCGACGTGTACATCCTGCTGGCGCTGACGGCCCGTCCGGGGGTCGCGGCCGAAGTGCTGGCCGACCACGGCGCGACCCACGGGGCCCTGCAGCAGGCCCTGGCCGAACGCCGGGCGGCGGCCGGAGCGGCCTGA
- a CDS encoding SAV_2336 N-terminal domain-related protein, translating to MSGVPAEAGGTDHGTPADGPGERQEDQRRPVGGGGRGALPGFVARLRQAGLDPDARQVCDALWLAGHLPGATGAGRPRAGDTRPGEKRVDDVTGSTDGGNTAPVNGTPQNPGRPAADPRVALGAPRPAAGDGSRATVAEAGTYRSGRGAGGGPATGAGALLPLGVPVASALPGTLELQRALRPLQRYRRSAAPVETTLDEAATADLSARAGGLVVPVYRASTRAEVDLQLVMDVSSSMLVWQRLVIELEDIFSHLGAFRDVRVRYLHKGPDGEPAVSTSLDPRAAALGPAERLSDPTGSRITVLLSDCAGPLWYSGQAHRLLHRLSGQAPVAVLQPLPQRLWGRTGLPVTYGVLARGEGTGSTALRLVGRSAPAHAAGAVAVPVLPPVAASLGAWAGLLSGAGAGHTDGAVGWVRPDQAATPVPRGGRPLQAAQVVRRFRSAASRDAGRLAGYLAAAPLWMPVMQLVQRTMLPDSGPAELAEVLLGGLMRLDRDAPAEGGPWYAFEPGVQDELLAPLTREEAMLVLKHCSDYIERHFGKGSWNFPAVAAAQLDRGRSGIDWPVPHHAGTAAPVFPDGAEDPEEARRARSAVPHPFAEVAAHVLEQFMAPPEPPAWGEVHRPPDAVRSAWSLVRDYEADGMMQHLIDAVQLLRGAVANDDRADAGDHGEEAEGEEGRTEVRTTLATSLLRLWQVQGGAALLEEAEEAARWAIDHSGGVRGRAVLAGILHAAADDRLRRGDERGALQLLQRADREYTAACAAPGMAPADALRLTLERVRALESEWRLGHDSALLQNAVGTLEAFSDAWPDQRSRPAALPLALGRMLLRLSGATEDGEQAQLYAKQAARSLRTALGEQNAGRQTGGTQAGTVLDLADALLASGDGLDDGLTLVGRALGIVRDERLSAQLRLREGRLRLARYETGAGAGPAGDPAELHEAIRSFELATRGVPRDTAAHADVLAEWGSALLRRASLPDGSGQVHKAVQVLRDCRAETAPDDPFQADRLLMLGRALMIRHRIAEDRVDLREAEYLFGLAAREARDPLTQARCWLDLGDARFDAHRVLHRPTRLDEAAEAFRDAAEAARRAQEGAGDATPALTARSEEAVALQARAHHGRGRTYAEAARPRAARDAYRAAREQWRKLPGGGGEEAQETLERLAELES from the coding sequence ATGTCCGGCGTACCGGCCGAGGCCGGCGGCACCGACCACGGCACACCCGCCGACGGCCCGGGCGAGCGGCAGGAGGACCAGCGCCGCCCGGTCGGGGGCGGGGGCCGCGGGGCACTGCCCGGGTTCGTCGCGCGGCTGCGCCAGGCCGGTCTGGACCCGGACGCGCGCCAGGTCTGCGACGCGCTCTGGCTCGCCGGACATCTCCCTGGCGCCACCGGGGCGGGCCGGCCGCGCGCCGGAGACACACGCCCGGGCGAAAAGCGCGTGGACGACGTGACAGGCTCCACCGACGGCGGGAACACTGCGCCCGTGAACGGCACCCCCCAGAACCCCGGCCGCCCCGCGGCCGACCCCCGGGTCGCCCTCGGCGCGCCCCGCCCGGCCGCCGGGGACGGCTCGCGCGCCACCGTGGCGGAAGCGGGCACGTACCGCTCGGGACGCGGCGCGGGCGGCGGCCCGGCGACCGGCGCCGGCGCGCTGCTGCCGCTCGGTGTGCCCGTGGCGAGCGCGCTGCCCGGCACGCTCGAACTCCAGCGCGCCCTGCGCCCGTTGCAGCGCTACCGGCGATCGGCCGCGCCCGTGGAGACGACACTCGACGAGGCCGCTACGGCCGACCTCAGCGCCCGTGCCGGCGGTCTCGTCGTACCGGTGTACCGCGCGTCCACCCGGGCGGAGGTCGACCTCCAACTGGTGATGGACGTGTCCTCCTCGATGCTCGTATGGCAGCGGCTGGTCATCGAACTGGAAGACATATTCAGCCATTTGGGAGCCTTCCGCGATGTGCGGGTGCGCTATCTCCACAAGGGCCCGGACGGCGAGCCCGCCGTCTCCACCAGCCTCGATCCGCGCGCGGCGGCCCTCGGCCCGGCCGAGCGGCTGAGCGATCCCACCGGCAGCCGGATCACCGTCCTCCTCAGCGACTGCGCGGGGCCCCTCTGGTACAGCGGCCAGGCCCACCGGCTGCTCCACCGGCTTTCGGGGCAGGCCCCTGTCGCCGTGCTCCAGCCCCTGCCGCAACGGCTGTGGGGCCGTACGGGCCTGCCCGTGACGTACGGGGTACTCGCGCGCGGCGAGGGTACGGGCTCCACCGCGCTGCGGCTGGTCGGCCGGAGTGCGCCGGCGCACGCGGCGGGCGCCGTCGCCGTGCCCGTCCTGCCGCCGGTCGCCGCGTCGCTCGGTGCCTGGGCGGGGCTGCTGTCGGGCGCGGGCGCGGGACACACGGACGGCGCGGTCGGCTGGGTGCGCCCCGACCAGGCCGCCACACCCGTACCGCGCGGCGGCCGGCCCCTGCAGGCGGCGCAGGTGGTGCGCAGGTTCCGCTCGGCGGCGTCGCGGGACGCGGGCCGGCTCGCCGGGTACCTGGCGGCCGCGCCGCTGTGGATGCCGGTGATGCAGCTCGTGCAGCGCACGATGCTGCCCGACTCCGGCCCGGCGGAACTGGCCGAGGTGCTGCTCGGCGGCCTGATGCGGCTCGACCGGGACGCACCGGCCGAGGGCGGCCCCTGGTACGCGTTCGAGCCCGGTGTGCAGGACGAACTGCTGGCCCCGCTCACCCGCGAGGAGGCCATGCTGGTCCTGAAGCACTGCTCGGACTACATCGAGCGGCACTTCGGCAAGGGCAGCTGGAACTTCCCCGCCGTCGCCGCGGCCCAGCTCGACCGGGGGCGCTCCGGCATCGACTGGCCGGTCCCGCACCACGCGGGCACGGCCGCGCCGGTCTTCCCCGACGGGGCGGAGGACCCGGAGGAGGCGCGGCGTGCCAGATCCGCGGTGCCGCACCCGTTCGCGGAGGTCGCGGCGCATGTGCTGGAGCAGTTCATGGCGCCGCCCGAGCCCCCGGCCTGGGGCGAGGTCCACCGGCCGCCGGACGCCGTGCGCTCGGCCTGGTCCCTCGTGCGCGACTACGAGGCCGACGGCATGATGCAGCACCTCATCGACGCCGTACAGCTGCTGCGTGGGGCGGTGGCCAACGACGACCGGGCGGACGCCGGGGACCATGGCGAGGAGGCCGAGGGGGAGGAGGGACGTACCGAGGTCCGTACCACCCTCGCGACGTCCCTGCTGAGGCTCTGGCAGGTCCAGGGCGGTGCGGCCCTCCTGGAGGAGGCCGAGGAGGCCGCCCGGTGGGCGATCGACCACTCCGGGGGCGTACGCGGGCGCGCGGTGCTCGCCGGGATCCTGCACGCGGCGGCCGACGACCGGCTCCGGCGCGGTGACGAACGCGGGGCCCTCCAACTGCTGCAGCGGGCCGACCGGGAGTACACGGCCGCCTGCGCGGCCCCCGGCATGGCCCCGGCTGACGCGCTGCGGCTGACCCTGGAGCGGGTGCGCGCCCTGGAGAGCGAGTGGCGGCTCGGCCACGACAGCGCCCTCCTGCAGAACGCCGTCGGCACGCTGGAGGCGTTCTCCGATGCCTGGCCCGACCAGCGCAGCCGCCCCGCGGCCCTGCCGCTGGCCCTCGGGCGGATGCTGCTGCGGCTGTCCGGTGCCACCGAGGACGGCGAACAGGCGCAGCTGTACGCGAAGCAGGCGGCCAGGTCGCTGCGCACCGCGCTCGGCGAGCAGAACGCCGGGCGCCAGACCGGCGGCACGCAGGCGGGGACCGTACTCGACCTCGCGGACGCCCTGCTGGCGTCCGGCGACGGCCTGGACGACGGCCTCACCCTCGTCGGCCGCGCGCTCGGGATCGTCCGCGACGAACGGCTCAGCGCGCAGCTCAGACTCAGGGAGGGGCGTCTCAGACTCGCCAGGTACGAGACGGGGGCGGGCGCCGGGCCCGCCGGTGATCCCGCCGAACTCCACGAAGCCATCAGATCGTTCGAGCTCGCCACCCGGGGCGTGCCGCGTGACACCGCCGCGCACGCGGACGTGCTCGCCGAGTGGGGGAGCGCACTGCTGCGGCGCGCGAGCCTGCCGGACGGCTCCGGGCAGGTGCACAAGGCGGTCCAGGTGCTGCGTGACTGCCGGGCGGAGACGGCCCCGGACGACCCGTTCCAGGCCGACCGGCTGCTGATGCTCGGGCGGGCGCTGATGATCCGGCACCGGATCGCCGAGGACCGGGTCGACCTGCGGGAGGCGGAGTACCTGTTCGGGCTGGCGGCGCGCGAGGCGCGCGACCCGCTGACGCAGGCGCGCTGCTGGCTCGACCTGGGCGACGCTCGCTTCGACGCACACCGGGTGCTGCACCGGCCGACCCGTCTCGACGAGGCGGCGGAGGCGTTTCGCGACGCGGCGGAGGCCGCACGCCGGGCGCAGGAGGGAGCGGGTGACGCGACGCCCGCCCTGACCGCCAGGTCGGAGGAGGCCGTGGCCCTCCAGGCGCGCGCCCACCACGGACGCGGCAGGACGTATGCGGAGGCTGCCCGTCCGCGGGCGGCCCGGGACGCCTACCGGGCCGCCCGCGAGCAGTGGCGCAAACTGCCCGGCGGCGGTGGCGAGGAGGCCCAGGAGACGCTGGAACGGCTGGCGGAGCTGGAGAGTTGA
- a CDS encoding PadR family transcriptional regulator, which yields MPPVFAHGRLRLYLLKLLDEAPRHGYEVIRLLEERFQGLYAPSAGTVYPRLAKLESEGLVTHATEGGRKVYSITDAGRAELAGRSGELAELELEIRESVSELAAEIREDVRGAAGRLRNEMRAATKASRDDAPPPGADAGGAGPGAEQEAWRTTREEMRRAKQEWKEQARRAKDESRRAREEAQRARRQAKEAQEFARDEVLRVARQVQDQVQVHFARGDWPTGVREGLSELAGQLGGLAKGGWPSHGVPHEPADRHDPADEATGPAGTGPSHRPRAAADTATDSAPEWAADTPSTDNPERDLERLLDRFRDDVRDAARDQGVTAPQLGEIRRHLSTAAAHVTALLHTGGRQEPGA from the coding sequence ATGCCGCCCGTCTTCGCCCACGGCCGCCTGCGCCTGTACCTGCTGAAGCTCCTCGACGAGGCACCGCGCCACGGGTACGAGGTGATCAGACTGCTGGAGGAGCGCTTCCAGGGCCTGTACGCGCCCTCGGCCGGCACCGTCTACCCGCGCCTGGCGAAGCTGGAGTCCGAAGGGCTCGTCACGCACGCCACCGAGGGCGGCCGCAAGGTCTACTCGATCACGGACGCGGGCCGCGCCGAGCTGGCGGGCCGCAGCGGCGAGCTGGCCGAACTGGAGCTGGAGATCCGCGAGTCGGTCTCCGAACTGGCGGCGGAGATCCGCGAGGACGTGCGGGGCGCGGCGGGCCGGCTGCGCAACGAGATGCGCGCGGCGACGAAGGCCTCGCGTGACGACGCGCCGCCTCCCGGGGCGGACGCCGGCGGCGCCGGACCGGGCGCCGAGCAGGAGGCGTGGCGCACGACGCGCGAGGAGATGCGGCGCGCGAAGCAGGAGTGGAAGGAACAGGCGCGCCGGGCGAAGGACGAGTCGCGCAGGGCACGCGAGGAGGCCCAGCGGGCCCGCCGGCAGGCGAAGGAGGCGCAGGAGTTCGCGCGCGACGAGGTCCTGCGGGTGGCCCGGCAGGTACAGGACCAGGTGCAGGTGCACTTCGCACGGGGCGACTGGCCCACGGGCGTACGGGAGGGCCTGTCGGAGCTCGCCGGCCAGTTGGGCGGCCTCGCGAAGGGCGGCTGGCCCTCGCACGGCGTCCCGCACGAGCCGGCGGACCGGCACGACCCGGCGGACGAGGCGACCGGCCCCGCCGGCACCGGCCCGTCGCACCGGCCGCGAGCGGCGGCGGACACGGCCACGGACAGCGCCCCCGAGTGGGCCGCCGACACCCCGTCGACGGACAACCCGGAGCGCGACCTGGAACGCCTGCTCGACCGCTTCCGCGACGACGTGCGCGACGCGGCCCGCGACCAGGGTGTGACGGCGCCCCAGCTCGGCGAGATCCGCCGCCACCTCTCCACGGCGGCGGCCCATGTCACCGCGCTCCTGCACACCGGCGGCAGGCAGGAGCCGGGCGCCTGA
- a CDS encoding HTH domain-containing protein, whose amino-acid sequence MTEATDLAARAGDRDPRIGLRAVAALRRLLEQLEAVQVRGARGQGWSWQEIADELGVSRQAAHKKHGRQ is encoded by the coding sequence ATGACGGAGGCGACAGACCTGGCCGCCCGAGCGGGTGACCGGGACCCACGGATCGGACTGCGGGCCGTCGCCGCGCTGCGGCGGCTGCTCGAACAACTGGAAGCCGTACAGGTGCGCGGAGCCCGTGGCCAGGGCTGGTCGTGGCAGGAGATCGCGGACGAACTGGGCGTGAGCCGCCAGGCGGCACACAAGAAGCACGGGAGGCAGTGA
- a CDS encoding AAA family ATPase: MSETSEWLIYRGAGEPHEGITRLPPPPPWRDFTGHDAASHETDGDESADRRLGVHRHRAELHRPGAEELEMINAALYLRRPLLVTGSPGAGKSTLAHSVAAELGLGRVLRWPIVSRTRLVDGLYHYDAIARLQDVQVASHLAAPGTDPTADIGSYIRLGPLGTALLPSDTPRVLLIDELDKSDIDLPNDLLNVLEEGEFAIPELERIADRLPGGEAQVLTHDGTKVAVKGGRVQCRAFPFVVLTSNGERDFPAPLLRRCIHLELGRPDHQRLSTFVTAHLGEDAARAGSDLISQFFERSQRQQIATDQLLNAVYLTGIAAPQSRERLADLLIQRLDRPR; encoded by the coding sequence ATGAGCGAAACCAGCGAGTGGCTCATCTACCGCGGCGCGGGCGAACCGCACGAGGGCATCACCCGGCTGCCGCCGCCCCCGCCCTGGCGGGACTTCACGGGACACGACGCGGCCTCGCACGAGACGGACGGCGACGAGTCCGCCGACCGTCGCCTCGGCGTGCACCGGCACCGGGCGGAGCTGCACCGGCCCGGCGCCGAGGAACTCGAAATGATCAACGCGGCGCTGTACCTGCGGCGCCCGCTGCTCGTCACGGGCAGCCCCGGCGCGGGCAAGAGCACCCTGGCGCACTCCGTGGCCGCCGAACTCGGTCTCGGCCGCGTCCTGCGCTGGCCCATCGTCAGCAGGACCCGCCTGGTCGACGGCCTCTACCACTACGACGCGATCGCCCGGCTCCAGGACGTCCAGGTCGCCTCCCACCTCGCGGCGCCCGGCACGGACCCGACCGCCGACATCGGCAGCTACATCCGGCTCGGCCCGCTCGGCACGGCACTGCTGCCCTCGGACACCCCGCGCGTCCTGCTCATCGACGAGCTCGACAAGAGCGACATCGACCTGCCCAACGACCTGCTGAACGTGCTGGAGGAGGGCGAATTCGCCATCCCCGAACTGGAGCGCATCGCCGACCGGCTGCCGGGCGGCGAGGCGCAGGTCCTCACCCACGACGGTACGAAGGTCGCCGTCAAGGGCGGCCGGGTGCAGTGCCGCGCCTTCCCGTTCGTCGTCCTGACCAGCAACGGCGAGCGGGACTTCCCCGCCCCCCTGCTGCGCCGGTGCATCCACCTGGAGCTCGGCCGCCCCGACCACCAGCGGCTCTCCACCTTCGTCACCGCGCATCTGGGCGAGGACGCGGCACGTGCGGGCAGCGATCTGATCTCGCAGTTCTTCGAGCGCTCCCAGCGCCAGCAGATCGCCACCGACCAGCTGCTCAACGCCGTGTACCTCACGGGGATAGCGGCCCCGCAGAGCCGCGAGCGCCTGGCCGACCTGCTGATCCAGCGCCTCGACCGGCCGAGGTGA
- a CDS encoding DUF4097 family beta strand repeat-containing protein, protein MSQSTWRVAEPRQFTFDDPVGALSVRIEGGAVNVVGTDPATLAARGGTRLEITEVEGPPLIVTRDGDTLTVGYEDLSWQSFLGWFDHKRHRRSAVVSLAVPSSASVEVGFVGAAAVISGVRGRTEVRSVTGDATLVGLAGAVLAETVSGTIEAQAVTGALRFHSVSGDLTVVEGAGSSVRADSVSGNVVLDLDPAGAPTDIRLGTVSGDVAIRLPHPADTEVVANTASGRVSSAFEDLRVTGTWGAKKITGTLGSGNGTLRAATVSGSIALLRRPPSEDASDAAPAHSKEL, encoded by the coding sequence ATGTCACAGTCGACCTGGAGGGTGGCGGAGCCACGCCAGTTCACCTTCGACGATCCGGTCGGCGCGCTGAGCGTCCGCATCGAGGGCGGCGCGGTCAACGTCGTCGGCACCGACCCCGCCACCCTCGCCGCGCGGGGCGGCACCCGCCTGGAGATCACCGAGGTCGAGGGTCCGCCGCTGATCGTCACTCGCGACGGGGACACCCTCACCGTCGGCTACGAGGACCTGTCGTGGCAGAGCTTCCTCGGCTGGTTCGACCACAAGCGGCACCGGCGCAGCGCCGTCGTCTCCCTCGCCGTGCCGTCGTCCGCCTCCGTGGAGGTCGGCTTCGTGGGCGCGGCCGCCGTGATCTCCGGCGTGCGGGGGCGTACGGAGGTGAGGAGCGTCACCGGCGACGCGACCCTGGTCGGGCTGGCCGGCGCAGTGCTCGCCGAGACGGTCTCCGGCACCATCGAGGCGCAGGCCGTCACCGGCGCGCTGCGGTTCCACTCGGTGTCGGGCGACCTCACGGTGGTCGAGGGCGCGGGCTCCTCCGTACGGGCCGACTCGGTCAGCGGGAACGTGGTGCTGGACCTCGACCCGGCGGGCGCCCCGACGGACATCCGGCTGGGCACCGTCTCCGGTGACGTGGCGATCCGGCTGCCGCACCCCGCGGACACCGAGGTGGTGGCGAACACGGCGAGCGGCCGGGTCAGCAGCGCCTTCGAGGACCTGCGGGTGACCGGCACGTGGGGCGCGAAGAAGATCACCGGCACGCTCGGCTCCGGCAACGGGACCCTGCGCGCCGCCACGGTCTCCGGCTCGATCGCGCTGCTGCGCCGGCCCCCCTCCGAGGACGCCTCGGACGCCGCACCCGCCCACAGCAAGGAGCTCTGA
- a CDS encoding VMAP-C domain-containing protein, producing the protein MTYDDGDGAFYAPDEPLAALASLVAAATVRIHRPTHGYDPHGPGSFLGSGFFVAPNWVLTCAHVGLMGERQGEVCQVDVVFAAPGGEGVTAVGGTLAAVLPEGLTALPARGVRVPSPDLALIRLDSPTEHPCVHLAERVARRLDGGRVVWAGWAEVDGGLELVVSARGHDSGSVGSQIQLGDGMLTEGMSGGPVIDPRRGQVVGVIKSRTVGASGGTAVGIEALRTLPGPAGLLRDEAHDTYQAVCHAHDRYHRDRHHHPGPEESWTDVQTRLEKSAGRVLGPAQRAELLGRLAELPPPVSTAALLDLIARAEGRRGGRGAQPVPAPRSWRDGLGELRETHGGPADLELVLRYCMSAVAAERPYVTADTPQAEQELWQWVRELARDRLTRSFRGELRQLWAESRERTDREQRRTVPAYGERPRPGERAGVLLELEPRGWERDSYDWRVGVAHFNGEVDAIGDGTGTPLEDLTGSLAGPLSEAFRQCDEPDEPAVLQVALAQAELGLDVERWSLVPGGLPLGVQRPVVVRCLDPEPSDAAAEEQARWDHLHTVGMRAEDVDCQDGDWVPVEGEERLRSLAHETVPLLCHYAQRPDGETAEGFGRLARTGYRVLLLRRSPGTGPETLCADVHRRAARVLTEARTASQLPGKIHELRKGVWDKRTETYWSDRVALLYDDPRHPLPGPGLLLNAP; encoded by the coding sequence GTGACGTACGACGACGGGGACGGCGCGTTCTACGCGCCGGACGAACCCCTCGCCGCCCTCGCGAGCCTCGTTGCGGCCGCGACCGTGCGCATCCATCGGCCCACCCACGGGTATGACCCCCACGGGCCGGGATCCTTTCTGGGCAGCGGGTTCTTCGTCGCTCCCAACTGGGTCCTGACGTGCGCCCACGTCGGTCTGATGGGCGAGAGGCAGGGGGAGGTGTGCCAGGTGGACGTGGTGTTCGCGGCCCCCGGCGGCGAGGGCGTCACAGCGGTGGGGGGCACCCTCGCGGCGGTCCTGCCCGAGGGGCTGACCGCGCTCCCGGCCCGCGGCGTCCGCGTGCCCTCACCCGACCTGGCGCTGATCCGCCTGGACAGCCCCACCGAGCACCCCTGCGTCCACCTGGCGGAGCGCGTGGCCAGACGCCTCGACGGCGGCAGGGTCGTCTGGGCCGGCTGGGCCGAGGTGGACGGGGGACTCGAACTCGTCGTCAGCGCCCGCGGGCACGACTCGGGTTCGGTCGGCTCGCAGATCCAGCTCGGAGACGGGATGCTGACGGAGGGCATGTCGGGCGGCCCCGTCATCGATCCGCGGCGCGGCCAGGTCGTCGGGGTGATCAAGTCGCGCACGGTCGGCGCGAGCGGCGGAACCGCCGTCGGGATCGAGGCGCTGCGGACGCTTCCCGGCCCGGCCGGCCTGCTGCGGGACGAGGCCCACGACACGTACCAGGCGGTCTGCCACGCGCACGACCGCTATCACCGCGACCGCCACCACCACCCGGGCCCCGAGGAGAGCTGGACCGACGTGCAGACCCGGCTGGAGAAGAGCGCGGGACGCGTGCTCGGCCCCGCCCAGCGCGCCGAACTGCTCGGCAGGCTCGCCGAACTGCCGCCGCCCGTCAGCACGGCGGCCCTGCTGGACCTGATCGCCCGGGCCGAGGGGCGGCGCGGCGGGCGCGGTGCCCAGCCCGTCCCCGCGCCGCGCAGCTGGCGCGACGGCCTCGGCGAACTGCGCGAGACGCACGGCGGCCCGGCCGACCTCGAACTGGTGCTGCGCTACTGCATGAGCGCCGTCGCCGCCGAACGCCCCTACGTCACCGCGGACACCCCGCAGGCCGAGCAGGAGCTGTGGCAGTGGGTGCGCGAACTCGCCAGGGACCGGCTGACCCGTTCCTTCCGCGGCGAACTGCGCCAGCTGTGGGCCGAGAGCCGCGAGCGCACCGACCGCGAGCAGCGCCGTACAGTCCCCGCGTACGGGGAGCGGCCGAGGCCCGGCGAGCGCGCCGGCGTCCTGCTGGAGCTGGAGCCGCGCGGCTGGGAGCGCGACAGCTACGACTGGCGCGTGGGTGTCGCCCACTTCAACGGCGAGGTCGACGCCATAGGCGACGGCACGGGAACCCCGCTGGAGGATTTGACCGGCTCGCTGGCCGGGCCCCTCAGCGAGGCGTTCCGGCAGTGCGACGAGCCGGACGAGCCCGCGGTGCTCCAGGTCGCGCTGGCGCAGGCCGAGTTGGGGCTCGACGTGGAGCGGTGGAGCCTGGTCCCCGGTGGGCTGCCGCTGGGCGTGCAGCGGCCCGTGGTGGTGCGCTGCCTGGACCCCGAGCCGTCCGACGCCGCGGCGGAGGAACAGGCCAGGTGGGACCACCTGCACACGGTGGGCATGCGGGCGGAGGACGTCGACTGCCAGGACGGCGACTGGGTACCCGTCGAGGGGGAGGAGCGGCTGCGTTCCCTCGCGCACGAGACGGTGCCCCTCCTGTGCCACTACGCGCAGCGGCCGGACGGGGAGACCGCCGAGGGCTTCGGCCGGCTCGCCAGGACCGGGTACCGGGTGCTCCTGCTGCGCCGCTCGCCGGGTACGGGCCCCGAGACGCTCTGCGCCGACGTCCACCGCAGGGCGGCGCGCGTACTGACGGAAGCCCGCACGGCCAGTCAGTTGCCGGGTAAAATCCATGAGTTGCGCAAGGGCGTCTGGGACAAGCGGACCGAGACGTACTGGTCGGACCGGGTGGCGCTGCTGTACGACGATCCACGTCACCCGCTGCCCGGCCCCGGCCTGCTCCTGAACGCGCCGTGA